The DNA region GAATGCTATTGTTTACAGGGGGTTAATGTGGCCTGTTCAACACGCATCCCTGTGCTATCTGTTGTATTTTTACAACGCATGCTGCCTCGGTTAGCACGGCGAGCAATATGAGGGAGGGTGGCGAGCCTGACCCCCGGCACTTGCAATGAATGGCTGTGGCTGCTTCCTTCCGGACCTGACCAGATTCACCACTTTGCAATGCGGGGAGGCCCGCCATTGAAAATTCGCTGAGGGTGATGCGTCGCACAACGAGGGGCGGATTATGCCAGAGCCCATGTCTTGGCACAATAGCTTTCCCGTAACTTCATATGTTTTTGGTTCGGAATGGGGGATGGCCTAGTGTGGGTGCGATTGGGCTTCATGTGTGTTCAGTGGAAAATAAAAAGGCGAATCGTATGATTCGCCTTTTGCCAGGATTCAACGCTGTCCGATATCAGGGAAGCAGGTGTTGAATGCCGTCGCGTTCTTCAAGCAGCTCAGCCAGTGTGAAGTCCATGCGCTCGCGGGAGAATGCATCGACTTCCAAGCCTTCTACGCGCTTGTATTCGCCGTTTTCGCAAATGACGGGCACGCCGTACATGATGCCTTCAGGGATGCCATAGGAGCCATCCGACGGAATGCCCATGGTCACCCACTTGCCGTTGGAGCCGAGTACCCAGTCGCGAATGTGGTCAATCGCTGCATTGGCTGCGGATGCGGCTGAGGACAGGCCGCGTGCCTCGATGATGGCCGCGCCGCGCTTGCCCACCTTGGGGATGAATGTATCCTTGTTCCAGGCGGCATCATTGATCTTGGCTTGCAGGGATTCGCCCTTGACTGTGGCAAAGCGATAGTCGGGATACATGGTAGGGCTGTGGTTGCCCCAGACGATCAGATTTTCGATGTCAGCAACGGCAACATTGGCTTTTGCCGCGAGTTGCGACAATGCGCGGTTGTGGTCGAGACGCAGCATGGCGGTGAAATTCTTGGCCGGCAGATCGGGTGCGCTCTTCATGGCGATATAGGCGTTGGTGTTGGCGGGGTTGCCTACAACCAGTACCTTGACATCGCGACTGGCAACGTCATTCAGCGCCTTGCCTTGCTCGGTGAAGATCTTGGCGTTTTCCTGCAGCAGATCTTTGCGTTCCATGCCGGGGCCGCGCGGGCGGGCGCCAACGAGCAGGGCGATGTCCACGTCTTTGAAGCCGGCGCGTGGGTTGTCGAATGCTTCCATGCCGACGAGCAGCGGGAATGCGCAGTCCTCCAGCTCCATCATGACGCCCTTCAGGGCTTGTTGGGCTTTTTCAACGGGCACTTCAACGAGTTGCAGAATCACCGGCTGATCTTTGCCCAGCATTTCGCCGCTGGCGATACGGAACAACAGGCTGTAGCCGATCTGGCCGGCGGCGCCGGTGACGGCAACACGGATTGGACGCTTCATGTTCACTCCTGAAATAACGAGATGACAACGTGAGGTTGTGCGGTAGTCCTGCGCGGCAGTCTTGGCTGGATCGGCGCAAGCATGTTCGATGGATAGCACGAAATGCTCTGATCGGCCAGCTGCCATTGCGGAGATCTGCGTCGCAAAGCGGCGAGCTTTGCGGTGCTGAATCGGGCAAAGTCTAACATAAAGGAAAACCCGCACACACTCAAAATGTTGCGTTGCGGTGTGTTGTTTGTCTTGTATCTTATATAAGACTTGTGTAGACGTTAAATATGGGTAATGGTAAAAAGCATACGATATGAAATCGAGCATGCCACGGCGGTTGCCACTCTATCAGCAGATCAAGGGTTTATTGATTGAGGCCTTGGAGTCCGGAGAGTGGCTGCATGATGATGTGTTGCCAAGTGAGTTTGAACTGGCGGATCGCTTCGGCGTCAGTCAGGGAACAGTCAGAAAAGCATTGGATGCGCTGGTTGGCGAGCGGGTTCTGTACCGTCGGCAGGGTAAGGGCACCTTTGTATCGCCTTACCAGGATGAGTGGGAGCGCACGGGCTTTGTCGTGCCTGGTTTTGGTGGCCGGGTGTTGATCGAGCCAGTATTGCCTGAATTGCTGACCTGTATGCGTGCCAATGCCAGTGAAGAGGTGGCGGCGGCGCTGAGATTGCGTCGTGGTGCATCGGTGATCTTTGTGAAGCGGCTGATGCGACTGAATGGCCAGGTCATGGCGATGGATGATGTGGTGCTGCCTGCTGAGCTGTTCGATGGTTTGGATAGCCGGAAGATCCGCCAGGTGGGTGGGGCGCTGTATGAACTTTATCATCGCGTGTTCGGTGTGCGGGTTGTGCGTACCACTGAGCAGATCCGGGCTGAGCCTGCTGCTGCGGATGAGGCGCGCTTGATGGGGGTGGAGCGTGGCACGCCGTTG from Chitinivorax tropicus includes:
- a CDS encoding malate dehydrogenase, coding for MKRPIRVAVTGAAGQIGYSLLFRIASGEMLGKDQPVILQLVEVPVEKAQQALKGVMMELEDCAFPLLVGMEAFDNPRAGFKDVDIALLVGARPRGPGMERKDLLQENAKIFTEQGKALNDVASRDVKVLVVGNPANTNAYIAMKSAPDLPAKNFTAMLRLDHNRALSQLAAKANVAVADIENLIVWGNHSPTMYPDYRFATVKGESLQAKINDAAWNKDTFIPKVGKRGAAIIEARGLSSAASAANAAIDHIRDWVLGSNGKWVTMGIPSDGSYGIPEGIMYGVPVICENGEYKRVEGLEVDAFSRERMDFTLAELLEERDGIQHLLP
- a CDS encoding GntR family transcriptional regulator, with translation MPRRLPLYQQIKGLLIEALESGEWLHDDVLPSEFELADRFGVSQGTVRKALDALVGERVLYRRQGKGTFVSPYQDEWERTGFVVPGFGGRVLIEPVLPELLTCMRANASEEVAAALRLRRGASVIFVKRLMRLNGQVMAMDDVVLPAELFDGLDSRKIRQVGGALYELYHRVFGVRVVRTTEQIRAEPAAADEARLMGVERGTPLLCVTRVAYAAEQRPVEWRRSWMCTDKYAYGSES